The DNA region CTCCGCTTCCATATAGCCGATGGCGGTCGGGTGGGGCGGGCGCGCACCCGGGTGGGGGAACGGATCGTTCGTCGGGATCGTGGGATTCGGATTCCCCTGGATGCAGTCGCGGAGGTCGTTGTTGGAAATCCCGAAATAGGTCTTCGGCGCATCGGCGAGCGTCAGATCGAACGTGCCGCTGTTGGGCGGCGACGCGCCGGTATGCTCGCTCGCATCTTTCAAGAGCGTCTGGTCGAGCGCGGCCTTAGTACCTGATCCGGCTCGACGCGCGCAGATCACGACCGGCGACGGGTTGTCGCAGATCCCGTCGTTATTCACATCGGCGCACAGCCCGTTCAGTTGGCGCCAGTCCGTGACGTTGCGCGAAAGCAATGCTTCGACCTGCATTTGCGTCAAATTGTCCACGGGACCGAGCACCTGGCCGGTGACGGGGTTCGCCTTCTTTACCGCGGCGCCCAGCACGATCTCGAACGGCACCACGACCGGCCGCGTCGTCGTGATCCCGACCATCGAGCGCGGACCGCTGTTGATGGTTCCTTCGATCACACCGCCGGACCAGCCGGTGGACACCTGGCCAAAGGAGCTCCCGTCTACATCCGCCACGCCAAGCGTCACGTCCTCCGCGCCCGGCTGGCCGGGGTTCGGTGAGAACTGCGTGCAGTTGGGGAAGAACTGTCGCGTATGCCCGGCGGCGTCCGTTTGATTGAATGGCGCGCCGCAGAAGGCCGGGTTTTCTAGCACATAGACTTGCTGAGCACCGGCGGTCCCGGGGTTGTTCCGGATCTTGTCGATGCCGTCGCTCGAACCCGTCGACTGATAGCGGATGATGACCGTCCCGGGCAGGCTCAAGTTCGGGTTCGTCGCTTCGCAGACCCATGTGACGAACTTAGAATCGGCGATGGTCCCCTTATCGATGAAGACACGCGGAGCCTGCGATCCGGGCACGACTTCCGGGGCTCCGGCGGGACCGGTCGGGTTGTTGCAGAGCAGAACCGGCACTTCCTCGACGAACGGCTTGGCGGCCGAGGCGCCGGCGATGTTCATCACTGTCTGGGCTTCGGCCGACAAGGCCAGGCCCAGAACCGGGAGCAGCCCGGTCACTGCGGCAATCGCTTTCCTGCTTGATTTCATGGATTCATCTCCTTATATGGTGATCCTACGACGCTGCGTTGTCGCTGAAACCGCCGAACGTCGGGGATGCGTGGTTTGCGGCCGGCCACGGCACGGGGGATTCGGTTCCCTCACGCAAGCCGCGCATCCCTTTCTCTGATCCGGTTACGCCGCCTGCGTTCGAGCCAGAGACCGGCGAGCGATACCGACCAGACCGATCAAACCCGTCCCGAAGAGCACAACGGCGGCCGGAATCGGCACCACCGCCGGATTTCCCAGGAACAGAGTCGCGCCGCCGTCGACGGCCAACAAGAAGGCATTGCCCATCCGCGTGTACTCCTGGGTAAACTGGTCGTACATGTGGATGAACAGCTCGTTGCCGAAGGCGCTCTCGATGTTGAATCCCATGGTCCCGCCAAGTCGGCCGGCCGTGCCGAACGTGCTGCTGAACGAATGGGAAGCGCCTTTATTGACGAAGGCCGGATTGGTCGTTCCGGTATTGATAGGTTGGCCCAACAAGCCCTGCCACCCGAAGAACAGATCGGCGGCGTTGTCGGGGAACGAGTTGCCCAGTTGCGTCGCCGTGGGAGTCGCCGTGGATGCGCCGAACTTGAACGCGCCGGCAAGCGGGTCATATGACACGAGCGTATAGCGCACCCCAGTGGTGGCTCCTGTCTGCAAGGTCGCCAGATCGGTACCGCTGATCGTAAACGACGCGGCGGCGCCGGGAGCGAGCAATGCATTGCTGTCCCCCAGATTCCAATACATCTCCGTATCGCCTCCGTACACGATCAGGCCGAGCTGCCCGTTCGGAAAACTCACCGCCTGCGCCTGACCAGAAAACCCGACGACTGCGACGGCTGCGGCGGCCAGTCCGGTCAGAACCCGCCTCAGCGTTCTT from Nitrospirota bacterium includes:
- a CDS encoding VPLPA-CTERM sorting domain-containing protein; the protein is MKRHRRTLRRVLTGLAAAAVAVVGFSGQAQAVSFPNGQLGLIVYGGDTEMYWNLGDSNALLAPGAAASFTISGTDLATLQTGATTGVRYTLVSYDPLAGAFKFGASTATPTATQLGNSFPDNAADLFFGWQGLLGQPINTGTTNPAFVNKGASHSFSSTFGTAGRLGGTMGFNIESAFGNELFIHMYDQFTQEYTRMGNAFLLAVDGGATLFLGNPAVVPIPAAVVLFGTGLIGLVGIARRSLARTQAA